The Desulfonatronum lacustre DSM 10312 region GACGATGCGCCGGCGGATGTCGCCCTCGCCGCCGGAGCCGGTGGAGAGCGAGCCGTTGGCCATGACGAAGCCGGCCACCCCGCCGCCGTGGCCATTGGGCGGCGCGAGGTGGTGGATGAAGTGCTGGATCCAGGCGTAGTTGGCGTTGCCGACCGGCGGCGTGCCGTAGCGCCAACGCACGTCGTCGGCCAGGAGCTTGCCCGACCAGTCCGAGATGTTGAATGGGGGATTGGCAAGGATGTAGTCGGCCTTGAGGTCGGGGTGCAGGTTGCGCAGGAAGCTGTCGGCGGGCTGCGAGCCGAGGTTGGCCTCGATGCCGCGGATGGCGAGGTTCATGTGCGCCAGTCGCCAGGTGGTCGGGTTCGACTCCTGGCCGAAGATCGAGATGTCGGTCTTCTGTCCGCCGTGGGCCTCCACGAAACGTTCCGACTGCACGAACATCCCCGCCGAACCGCAGCACGGGTCGTACACGCGGCCCTCGTAGGGTTCGAGCATCTCGACCAGCAAGCGCACGATGCATCGCGGCGTGAAGAACTCGCCGCCGAGCTTGCCCTCGGCCTGGGCGAACTTGCCGAGAAAGTACTCGTAGACGCGGCCGAGCGTGTCGCGGGCCTTGGCGCGGTCGCCCTTGAAGCCGATGTCGGCGATCAGGTCGATCAGGCCCTTCATCTTCTCCGGCGCGATGCCGCGGCGGGCGTAGTCGCGCGGCAGCTTGCCCTTGAGGTTCGGGTTGTCGCGCTCCACGGCGAGGATGGCATCGTCGATCAGCGTGGCGATGTCAGGCCGCGCGGCCTGGTTTGGGAGGTTCTGCCAGCGCGCCTCGGGCGGCACCCAGAAGACCCGCTCGGCGGTGTACTCGTCGCGGTTCTCCAGCAAGCCTTCGAGTTGTGGGCCGGTGATGCCGTCGGCTTCCAACTCGACCTTGAGCTCATCGCGACGGGCCTCGAAGGAGTCGGAGATGTACTTCAGGAAGAGCAGGCCGAGGACCACGTGCTTGTACTCGGCGGCGTCGATCTGCCCGCGCAGGGCATCAGCCGATTTCCAGAGAATCTCGGCGCGGGCCAAATCGGTGTTGTTCGTCTCAGTTTTCGCCATCAGGGTTTTCCCAGGTCGTTCCAATCCCCCCTCCTTACTCATTCCTTGGACATTTTACGCGCCATATCCTAATTTCTCCTGGGCCTTGATCTTTATGGATTACGCGCTGGAACGTCACCTGCAATTCCAACAGGAGACAAAAGACGAGCGGGCGGTTCAATTCTTCAAGTGTCGGGATGTTTTGAATCCATCACAGGAAACCGGTAAAATACCGAATGGTTGGACTTTTAAACTACAATTGGAGTGGAAGCAATCGCATGACGGAGGAGAAGGCATCATCGTCGAGTCGAGCGCAATCGCCGTGTCGCGGACGCATCGTGAACGACTGCGGACCCTGCACGCACAGGACCGCAAAGCCGGGCTGTCGGGCGCGGTCATTGAGGAAAAGATCGCCATGAAGCTGACAAACGCGGGCCTGGTGCTGGAAGGCGGGGGGCTGCGGGGGGTGTTTACGTCCGGGGTGTTGCGGCGGCTCATGGATGAGGGGCTGTGGTTCGCCTCGGTGTACGGGGTGTCCATGGGCGCGTGCAACGGGGCCAACTACGTGGCCCGGCAGCCGGAGCGCAACCGGATGGTGAACATCGGGTTCGTGCGGGACCGGCGCTATCTGAGCTGGATGCGGCTGCTGCGCGGCGGGGATTTGTTCGGCATGGAGTTCATCTTCCGGGTCATTCCGCGGCGGATCATCCCCTTTGACTACGCGGCGTTCCGGGACAGTCCCGTGACGTTCTGGGTCGGCCTGACCGACTGCGAGCAGGGGGAGGCGGTCTGGTTGGAGAAGGGCGGGTTCGCCCGGACCGACGACTCCGTGGACGAGGTGTTCCGGGCCACGGCCAGCCTGCCGGTGATTTCCTCCCCGGTGCGCTACGAAGGGCGGATGGTCATGGACGGCGGCATCGCCGACCCGGTCCCCGTCCGCGTCTGCATGGACCAGGGCCACGCCAAGCGGGTGATCGTGCTCACCCAGCCGGACGGGTACGTCAAAAAGCCGGGTAAAAGCGGCTGGGCCTGCAGATGGCGGCATCCCGAGCTTGCGGGCATGCACCGGATGCTGGCCCGCCGCCATGACGTCTACAACGAGACCCTGGCCGCGATCCGGGACATGGAGGCCCGAGGCGAGGCCTTTGTCATTCGGCCGGACACGACCATGGGCGTGGGCCGGATCTGCCGCGAACCCAGGAAGCTTTACGACCTCTACGACCACGGCTATTTCACGGCCCAGAGCCGGATGGACGCCTTGCGGGCGTATCTGGCGGCTTGAATCAGGGCCGACCCTCACGGTTCTTTCCACTCATCAGCCCAAAGGATGAATGCAATTGCTGCACATCTACATTGATGCCGACTCATGTCCGGTCAAGCAGGAGGTGTATCGCGTCGCAAGCCGGTACCAGCTTGATGTGACGCTGGTGGCCAATTCTCGGATGCACGTACCCCGTGAACAGCGGGTGGCGCTCATGGTGGTGAAAGGCGGTTTTGACGCGGCTGATGATTGGATTGTCGAGCACGTCGGCATCCACGACATTGTGGTCACCGCCGACATCCTGCTGGCCGACCGCTGCCTGAAAAAGGGTGCGCTCGTTGTCGGCCCAACCGGAAAACCCTTCACCGCCGAAAGCATCGGCTCAGCCGTGGCAATCCGGGACCTGATGGCGGAACTTCGCAGCTCCGGGGAGATGACGGGAGGGCCTGCGCCGCTCAAAAAACAGGATCGCTCACGTTTCCTGCATCAGCTCGATGAAATGATCCAATCGATCCGTCGCGAACACCGGTGAGGTTTGGCTTGAGCCGGTTGATCCGGAATTGATCCAGGTCAAGGATCGTGTCCGTCGCTGTGGTAGAGTCGCTCGAAACCAAGCACCAACGACAAGGAGACGATCATGTCCAAGACCCTACCTTTGAAATCCTACAACATCCTGCCCGGTCCCAAAATGGGCCTGATCACGCCGGAGTATCTGGAGTCCGTGGCCGCGGCGGTGCGCAAGCACGACATCCCCCTGCTCAAGATCACCTCGGCCCAACGGCTGGCCATCGGCGGGCACGGGCCGGAGGCCGCGGCGGATATCTGGCGGGCCTTGGGGTTTCCGGACGGCCCGAAAAAGCCCGTCGGCGTGCATTACATCCAGGCTTGTCCGGGCTCGCGCTGGTGCAAGTTCGGCCAACTGGATTCCCTGGAACTGGGCCGCAAGGTGGATTCGGCGATTATGGGCATGGAATTGCCGGCCAAGACCAAGTTCGGTCTCTCCGGGTGCGGCATGAACTGTTGCGAGAGTTATATCCGGGACGTGGGGCTGTTCGGGAAGAAAAAAGGCTGGACCCTGATCTTCGGCGGCAACGGCGGCGGACGCCCCCGGGTCGGGGACGTGATCGCCAGGGACCTGACCGACGACCAGGCCGTGGAACTGACCCGGGCCTGTTTGAATTTCTACGCCGCCAAGGCCAAGCCCCGGGAGCGGACCGCCCGGTTCATGGAACGGATCGGGGTGGAGGTGTTCAAGCGAGCGGTGCTGGGGGAGGGGACCGCCTACTTGGACGGGCGGCTCAGTTCGACGGCTTCGGCTGGCAAAGATGCTTCAGGAGGAGGGGGAGCCAGTTCTCCTGAGGCGTGTTGAAGCGGAATTCGAGTTCCTTGAGATACAGCGGGCAGCATTCCGGGGTGAAGCAGCGGTAGCGGGTCAGCCAGGCCTCCGCGAACCGCCAAAATGTCCGGTCCGCGTCCAAGGGGAGGGATTCCTGATTCCACTTCTTGGCGAACAGTTTACGCAGGTTGCCGCAGCAGGCGAAAAACAGGGCCTCGCGGCCCTCGGCGGGTTCGGTGTAGACAAGGGTGCGCCAGATGCGCTTGCGTAACGGACGTCCGAGAATTTCCCGGACATCCAGGTCGGGAAGCAGCTCAAAGCGAATGCTTCCGGGCGATCGGCGCAACGCGAACACCGGGGCTCCCCTGCCCAGGCAGTGGTCATTTCCGGCGGCGTTGTTCTTGCGGCAGTGCTTGCGCAGTTCCCCTTGTTCGTCGAACAGCGGCGCAAAGGACGGGTCTCCGGCCAGGAGGCTGAACCGCAGCGTGTTCACCGCCTTGAGCGTGGTTTCGTAGGAAGCCTGGACTTCTCCGGCCATTTCCGTGACCGGGACGCCCTCCACGAACAAGCGCATCAGGGCCATCCACTGGGCTCGTGAGAGCGCGCACCGATTCAGCCAGCGGCCGGTGAAGTCGTGAAAGGTGTACACGCACTCCCCACAACGGTAGCGACCGTCCTTGAGCGGATAGACGGATCGCTGTCCGCAGCGGGGGCAGCGCACTTCGCCCTCGGGCCAGCAATGGGTCGCGAAAAGCGTTTGTTGCGGGTTTCGGTCCGAGGTGAACGCGCCGCGGCAGGCCATTGCCCCTATCCTTCCCAGTGAATGCACTCCACCGGGCAGTTGTCCACGGCCTCCTGAATCTGATCTTCCGGGCCACCCTCTTCCTGAATCACCTCCGCCTTGCCCGTCCCGATGTCCAGGTGAAACACTTCCGGACACATCTCCTCGCAAACTCCGCACCCGATGCATTCGTCTTGGTCAATGAGCACTTTTCTGGCCATGATAGTCCTCCTTTGGAGTCAATCCGGACGTCGAACTCGTTCCGGCTTCGTCGCGAACATCTCGCGCGGCCCGGGATTTGATTCGCGTATTGTACCAGTCCGAGGTTTTAAGAGTGAACCAGGCGTTTGTCCACCCTGCTTGACAGATCATCCGTCCCCCACATAACTCCCTGCTGAAAAATTACCGCCTCGAACCTCAAGCCTTTCCCCTGGAGTTGCATCATGCGCATCCTGCTCGTCGGATCCGGTGGCCGCGAACACGCCCTGGCCTGGAAACTCAAGCAAAGCCCTCTGGTCGAGACCTTGCTCATCGCGTCCGGAAATCCGGGCACGGTCGGGATGGGGGAGAATTTACCGATCACGGACGACGACATACCCGGCCTGGTCCGCGCCGCCCGGGAACACAAGGTGGACATGGTGGTCCCCGGCCCGGAACTGCCTCTGGTCCTGGGGCTCAAGGACGCTCTGGCCAACGAAGGCATCGCCTGTTTCGGACCCAGCGCCTTCTGCGCCCGGCTGGAGGGAAGCAAGGTCTTTGCCAAAAACATGATGCGCAAGGCCGGGATCCCCACGGCGGACTTCCAGGTTTTCGAGGAAGCCCACGAGGCCAGGGAGTATGCCAAAAAGCACTCCTTGCCCATGGTGATCAAGGCGGACGGGTTGGCCGCGGGCAAGGGAGTGATCATCGCCAAGACCCGGGAAGAAGCCCTGGAGGCCATTGACGCGATCATGGTCCGGCGGATCTTCGACGCGGCCGGGGAGCGGCTGATCATCGAGGAGGCCTTGGTGGGCGAAGAAGCCTCACTGCTGGCCTTTTGCGACGGAAAGACCGTGGTTCCCCTGCCCTCGGCCCAGGACCACAAGCCCGTGGGCGAAAACGACACCGGCCCGAACACCGGGGGCATGGGCGCCTACTGCCCGGCCCCGATCCTGCCCGAGGACAAGCTTGCCGCACTGACCGAGACGACCATCACTCCCCTGACCCGGTTGCTGGCCGAAAAGGGGCAACCCTTTCAGGGGGTCATCTATGCCGGACTGATGTTCACGGCCAAGGGGCCGTACGTGTTGGAATACAACGTCCGCTTCGGAGACCCGGAATGCCAGCCGCTGATGGTCCGCCTGGAGTCCGACCTGGCGAAAATCATGTCCGCCTGCTGCGAAAAACGGCTGGCCCAGGTTCCGGTGCGGTGGTCGGAAAAGACGGGGCTGTGCGTGGTGTTGGCCGCGCCGGGGTATCCCGGGGCCTACCCCAAGGGCATGCCCATCTCCGGATTGGACCGGGCCGAAGCCGTGCCCGGGGTCACCGTGTTCCAGGCCGGCACGGCTCTGAGGGAGGGGCGGCTCGTAACCTCCGGAGGCCGGGTCCTGGGCGTCACCGCCCTGGCCCCGGGCTTGGCCGCGGCCAGGGCCGCCGCCTATCAGGCCGCGGATTTGATCGATTTCGAAGGCAAATATCTGCGCCGGGACATCGGGGCCAAGGGCATCGACCGGGCTGGGTGAGGGCCCGATCTTCCACAAAAAAAGCCCCGGGGTTCGGACCGCATTCCTCGCGGACGCCGAGCCTCGGGGCTTTTTCTTCCAATTCTCCCTGGCCGATCAGTCCTGGACCGTCCCCATGACCACGCAGACCGGATCGCTGGTCAGGGTCTGGTCGATGTGCGGGTCGTCCTCGGGCCGCCACCAGTTGCGGATGCTTACGGTTCGCAAATCCGTCAAGGCCGGGAGGGTCTGAAAATACTCCAAAACCAGGCCGATGCGCTCAAATTCATGCAGATCCATCCACATCCGCACGGCCTTGGTCGGGAACCAGCGGCTGGAAATCCCCACCAGCAGCATCCCGCCGGGGCGCAGCACCCTGGCGCACTCGGCGATGACCGCCTGTGGGGAGGTCAGGTACTCGATGGACAGGCTGCATGTCACGGCGTCGAAGCTCTTGTCCGGAAAGGGCAGCTTGGGGGCCGCGTTCAGATCGTGGACCACCCGGTCGGCCAGGCGGGGGTTGGCTTCCATTTCCTCCAGGTTCAAGCCCAGTCCGGTTACGTGGAGGTCGAGATGTTCCGGAATGTGGGACAGGACACTGCTCATCAGGTCCAGAACCTTCGCGCCTGACGGCAAGGAGGACAGGGAGTCGGCGTAGGTTTGCTCCAGAAACGCCCCGGCCTGGGCGTCCACGTGGCCGATGATCCGGGGCGCGGCGTAGAACAGCGTGTCCTCAGTTTCATCCAGGCGGCGCAGTCCATTTTGCAGATCAAAGCTGGTCGGGCGTCCGTGGCGGCGCTGCATGCCCGGCCCGCTGTCCGCGATTTCCTCCAGCCAGCAGGTCAGCCGCCCTCCGGTTTCCGTGGCCTTGTCCGCCAAGTCCAGGATCGTGGCCCGCAGGGTTAATGGAAAGCCTGCCAGGGGATGGTTCAGGTCCACGACCATGTTCGAGGCATCCAGCTCGATAATCCGTCCTGGTCGGGAGTCCTGCGGGTACACCCCGAGCATGTCCCCCAGTATTCCTCGTGGGTAAAAACGGCCCCGGGCCGGTTCGATGACCCGTCCGCCCACGGTCCGGCGCTGGAATCGGGACCGGGGTACGCGATGGATCAGCTTCGGGTCATGATCCGGGATGGCTTCTCCGGGTTGATACGTTTTCTCCACCGTGTCGCCCACTGCCTTGCCCAGAAGGGCTTCCTTGAATCCGGGCGGAAATACGTCTCGCCAGAGGTTCACGCGCCGGGCCAGATACCGCTCCTGATGCCGGGCTTGTGGGCTTTGCCATTCCAGGGCCAGTTCCAACGTCGTCAAACTGTGTTCACCAAGTCCGCTCACAATCTCCTTCTTTGCTCACCCTGTGTTGGGTTCAGAGGTTAATTGGTCAGGTGGGCCAAATGCAAAGGGGCGGCTAAAAGCCGCCCCTTTGCAACCGAACACGAGGAGTTCTCCCCTGTTCCGGCAGCTTAAGTGCAGAGATAGTACCTCAATCGGCCCGGTCAAGCCTCAGGCAGGCTCCGGTCCTTGATCCGGGCAAAGCCCCGGGCAAAACCCCGGGCAAAGCCCTATTCATCCTTGACCTTGGACTCGGCCACCACCTTTTCCGCCACTGGCGGCGGGCATTCCTCGTAGTGGTCGAATTCCATGACAAAGGTGCCCTGGCCTCCGGTCATGGAGCGCAGGGTCGGGGCGTACTCCAGGACTTCGGACATGGGCACGTGGGCCCGGATTTCGGTGACCCCCGCGTGGGAGTCCGTGCCCAGGACCTTGCCCCGGCGGCTGGACAGGTCGCCGATAATGTCGCCCATGAACTCGTCCGGGGTGTACACGGTCATCAGCACGATGGGCTCCAGAAGCTGGATCTTGGCTTCCTCGGCCCCTTTCTTGAAGGCCAGGGACCCGGCCACCTTGAAGGCCATTTCCGAGGAGTCCACGGTGTGGAAGGAGCCGTCGAACAAAGTGACCTTGAAGTCCACCAGGGGATATCCGGCCAGGACCCCGCGCAGGGAGGACTCCTGGATGCCCTTGTCCACGGCGGGGATGTACTGTCGGGGAATGGCTCCGCCGACGATGGCGTCCACAAATTCGTAACCCGCGCCACGGGGCAAAGGCTCCATCCGGATCCAGCAGTCCCCGAACTGGCCTCGCCCGCCGGACTGCTTCTTGTGTCGGCCCTGAACTTCGGCCCGACCCTTGATGGTCTCGCGGTAGGGTACCTTGGGCGGCTTGAGCACGATGTTCACCTTGTAGCGGCGGCGGCACTTCTCCACCGCGGTCTCGATGTGCATCTGGCCCATGCCGGACAGCAGCATCTCCCCGGTTTCCTGGCCACGGGAGAGGCTCAGGGTCACGTCTTCGTCCAGGAGCTTCTGGACCGCGGCGTAGACCTTGTCTTCCTCACCCTTTTCCTCCGCGCCCAGGGCATAGGTGATCATGCTCGTGGGCAGTTGCGGGGCGGCCAGTCGGAAGGGCTTTTTCTCGTCGCACAGGGTGTCCGCGGTGGCGGTGCTCTTCAGCTTGGCCACGGCGACGATGGCCCCCGGCCCCAGGGGTTCCTTGCACGGCGTGGTGGTTTTGCCCTGGAGCATCAGGAGCTGCCCCAGCCGCTCCCTGGCGTCCTTGCCGGGGTTGAACAGGGCCATGTCCGGGGTGACGACGCCGGAGAGCACGCGCAACACGCTGAGCTGACCGGTGAAGGGATCGGCGATGGTCTTGAAGACAAAGCAGGCCGCCGGAGCGTCGGGACTGGAGGGGCGCTGTTCGCCATCCGCTCCGGTCCAGTCGGCATGGTCCAGGGGAGAGGGCATCAGGTCCTGGATCACGTCCAGGATCAACGGGCCGCCCCGGTTGGCCAGGGCCGCGCAAACCGTCACCGGCACCAGCTCGCCGGAGAGCACGCCCTTGCGTAGAGCGCCCAGCATTTCCGGCAGGGTCAGCGTACCCTCTTCCAGATACTTTTCCATCAGTTCCTCATCGCTCTCGGCGATGTTCTCCATCATGGTCTCCCGGAGGGTCGCCACCTGGTCGGCCAGGTCCCCGGGCATTTCACCGGGCTTGAGGTTCCCGGCATCGTCGAACAGCAAGGCCTGCTCGGCCAGAACGTCCACAACCCCCCTGAAGTCGGTCTCCGAGCCCAGGGGCAGATGCAGCAGGACCGGCTTGATGCCCAGGATGTCCTGCAATCCGCCAAAAGCCATCTCGAAATCGGCCCGATCCCGGTCCATTTTGTTGATGACCACCATGGCAGGCAGACCGGCCTTTTTCACTTCAGCCCAGAACCGCTTGGTCAGGGGCTTGACGCCGTCCACCGCGTCGATCACGAAGACCGCTCCGTCAGCGGCGCTCAGAAGGTAGGGCAGGTCGCCGCAGAAATTGTTGTCCCCGGGCGCGTCGATGAGAAAATGCTGGTTCTTTTTCCAGGAGTAATGGCCGAATCCGGGCTGAATGCCGCCCCGTCGCTTGACTTCCTCGGGTTCGTAATCCAGGCAGGTGGTGCCCTCGTCGATCTTGCCCAGGCGATTTGTCACCGAGGTGTTGAACAACAACATTTCGGCCACGGATGTTTTTCCGCTGCCTCCATGTCCGACCAGGGCGTATGTGCGTTGGGTGCTGAGCTTATCCTGCATTCGGCCTCCTTCAGGGATTGTGTTGGGTAAGGGTTGACGCCGTCAGGCGATGATGATGCGCTGTTATAAGCTTTGCACCTATAGAGACGGGGTTGGAAGAATGTCAAGGGAGGCTCTCAAATGACAGGCTGGATAAGGGTTTATGCGTCCCAGCTGGATTGTTCGGGGACCAGTTTGTTCTGGGCCGGTCCTCCTCCCGAGGAGTTGTGCCGGTCGTTGCTGGCCGTGGGGCAGTTGGACCCCGTCCTGGTCCGGGTCCAAGAGGACCGGGAAGGGCAGAGGAATCGGGAAGGCCGGAAGGACGGAGGAGGCCAGGGGGAGGGCGGCTACAGGCTGTTGTCCGGATACCGCAGGGCGACCTTTCTGGCCCAAGCGGGCCGGGAAATCGCGGCGAGGTGTCTGCCCGGGCCGGGATCGCCGCTGGAGGACGGACTGCTCTACCTGCACGCCAATATTCATCGGCCCCTGGACGAATCCATGCGCGTCCAGGCTCTGCGGTATTTTCAGCCGCTGCTTGAACCGGAAGAGCTGACCCGGCGCGTTGCTCCCCTGCTGGGCGTCCCGCCTCGCTCCGGGATGTGGCGAAAGTATCTCACCTGGCTCGAATTACCCGCGTCCTGGGACGATCTGCTGTACGCCGGCAACGTCCCCCTGGCCGCGGGAACGACTCTGGCTACGCTCCGTCAAGACGAACTGGAAGCGTTGCGGCCGTATTTTACGGCCTGGAAATGGTCCCAAGGCCGGGCCGTTCAGTGGCTGACCCTGCTCAAGGAAACGGCATTGGGCCGCGGGTGGTCCCTGAGCCAGGCCCTGGAAGCCGCCGCAGCCCAGCAGGTGCTGGAAAGCGGTCTCGCCCCCCAGGACGCCCTGCAAAATCTGACCACTCAGGCCAAGGCACTCCGCTATCCCCACCTGGACCGGATGGAACGCCGCTTCGCGGATCTGGCCAAACGATTTTTCGGCTCGTCCCGCTGGGACATCACCCCCAGCCCGAACTTTGAATCCGACACCGTGGAACTGCGTTTGCGGGCCCGAAGCGTCGAGGAACTCCGGGCCGGGGTCCAGGCCCTGGACCAGGCCCTGGACCGGGCCCTCGGAACGAGCGCGACGCCGGAGAGCTCCGGGGACTCTTTGGAGGGACTGTTTCGGATCAGCCGGGAGGAGAGAGCCGGACCGTGACGTTCGGTCTCTTTTCTCCGAACGTTACTTCTTCTCCAACTCGGTCGTCAGCCATTCCTTGATTTCCGGGCTCAGCTCGTGAATCCCCTTCAGTCCGCCGATGGACTCCAGGTACCGCTTGGCCAGATCCTCGGGCAGCCGTTTCTCGCACAGGGTCGTGGAGCCGTAGTTGGTCATCTTCATCAGCACCACCTTAGGCTCCTCCCAGGTGTCGATAACGAAGTAGATCGAGTACTCGTTCGAGCCCCGCACGGGCTGACGCATGGCGTCGTGCCAGTTGTTGTTGCCCCATTCCAGGAACATGGTCACCGCGTCCTCGTGGATCATGTCCCAGTTGACCTCGTTCAGCCACACCTTGCAGGCGTCCAGATCGCTCATGCTCATTGCCCCTTTGCGGTTTGGGTTGTGTCTTGGGTTATACTTGGGTTGCGTGTTCGACTACAATCAGTTCGTTCACCGGAAAATCCAGCTTCGCGGCCCGCCCACCGGCTCCCCCCTTGGGAAGGCCCGCGCTCCCAGAGAGGAGCACCGAGAGGAGCACGGCG contains the following coding sequences:
- a CDS encoding type I restriction-modification system subunit M — translated: MAKTETNNTDLARAEILWKSADALRGQIDAAEYKHVVLGLLFLKYISDSFEARRDELKVELEADGITGPQLEGLLENRDEYTAERVFWVPPEARWQNLPNQAARPDIATLIDDAILAVERDNPNLKGKLPRDYARRGIAPEKMKGLIDLIADIGFKGDRAKARDTLGRVYEYFLGKFAQAEGKLGGEFFTPRCIVRLLVEMLEPYEGRVYDPCCGSAGMFVQSERFVEAHGGQKTDISIFGQESNPTTWRLAHMNLAIRGIEANLGSQPADSFLRNLHPDLKADYILANPPFNISDWSGKLLADDVRWRYGTPPVGNANYAWIQHFIHHLAPPNGHGGGVAGFVMANGSLSTGSGGEGDIRRRIVEADLVDCIVALPAQLFLTTGIPACLWFLTRDKTGKNLKHGGRDRTGETLFIDARKLGTMQTRTLRVLTGGDDGESMLADGMGDPNFDSDLGRIVYAFRQWRGEPAPEWWDEAEHGKWAYRDIPGFCKTETIKGIGKHGFVLTPGRYVGAEAQEDDGEPFAEKYPRLLAELEECFGEGERLMAVVRERLGGLQNGG
- the fusA gene encoding elongation factor G; translation: MQDKLSTQRTYALVGHGGSGKTSVAEMLLFNTSVTNRLGKIDEGTTCLDYEPEEVKRRGGIQPGFGHYSWKKNQHFLIDAPGDNNFCGDLPYLLSAADGAVFVIDAVDGVKPLTKRFWAEVKKAGLPAMVVINKMDRDRADFEMAFGGLQDILGIKPVLLHLPLGSETDFRGVVDVLAEQALLFDDAGNLKPGEMPGDLADQVATLRETMMENIAESDEELMEKYLEEGTLTLPEMLGALRKGVLSGELVPVTVCAALANRGGPLILDVIQDLMPSPLDHADWTGADGEQRPSSPDAPAACFVFKTIADPFTGQLSVLRVLSGVVTPDMALFNPGKDARERLGQLLMLQGKTTTPCKEPLGPGAIVAVAKLKSTATADTLCDEKKPFRLAAPQLPTSMITYALGAEEKGEEDKVYAAVQKLLDEDVTLSLSRGQETGEMLLSGMGQMHIETAVEKCRRRYKVNIVLKPPKVPYRETIKGRAEVQGRHKKQSGGRGQFGDCWIRMEPLPRGAGYEFVDAIVGGAIPRQYIPAVDKGIQESSLRGVLAGYPLVDFKVTLFDGSFHTVDSSEMAFKVAGSLAFKKGAEEAKIQLLEPIVLMTVYTPDEFMGDIIGDLSSRRGKVLGTDSHAGVTEIRAHVPMSEVLEYAPTLRSMTGGQGTFVMEFDHYEECPPPVAEKVVAESKVKDE
- a CDS encoding YaiI/YqxD family protein codes for the protein MLHIYIDADSCPVKQEVYRVASRYQLDVTLVANSRMHVPREQRVALMVVKGGFDAADDWIVEHVGIHDIVVTADILLADRCLKKGALVVGPTGKPFTAESIGSAVAIRDLMAELRSSGEMTGGPAPLKKQDRSRFLHQLDEMIQSIRREHR
- a CDS encoding DVU0772 family protein, which produces MSDLDACKVWLNEVNWDMIHEDAVTMFLEWGNNNWHDAMRQPVRGSNEYSIYFVIDTWEEPKVVLMKMTNYGSTTLCEKRLPEDLAKRYLESIGGLKGIHELSPEIKEWLTTELEKK
- a CDS encoding methyltransferase domain-containing protein, translating into MSGLGEHSLTTLELALEWQSPQARHQERYLARRVNLWRDVFPPGFKEALLGKAVGDTVEKTYQPGEAIPDHDPKLIHRVPRSRFQRRTVGGRVIEPARGRFYPRGILGDMLGVYPQDSRPGRIIELDASNMVVDLNHPLAGFPLTLRATILDLADKATETGGRLTCWLEEIADSGPGMQRRHGRPTSFDLQNGLRRLDETEDTLFYAAPRIIGHVDAQAGAFLEQTYADSLSSLPSGAKVLDLMSSVLSHIPEHLDLHVTGLGLNLEEMEANPRLADRVVHDLNAAPKLPFPDKSFDAVTCSLSIEYLTSPQAVIAECARVLRPGGMLLVGISSRWFPTKAVRMWMDLHEFERIGLVLEYFQTLPALTDLRTVSIRNWWRPEDDPHIDQTLTSDPVCVVMGTVQD
- a CDS encoding patatin-like phospholipase family protein; its protein translation is MSRTHRERLRTLHAQDRKAGLSGAVIEEKIAMKLTNAGLVLEGGGLRGVFTSGVLRRLMDEGLWFASVYGVSMGACNGANYVARQPERNRMVNIGFVRDRRYLSWMRLLRGGDLFGMEFIFRVIPRRIIPFDYAAFRDSPVTFWVGLTDCEQGEAVWLEKGGFARTDDSVDEVFRATASLPVISSPVRYEGRMVMDGGIADPVPVRVCMDQGHAKRVIVLTQPDGYVKKPGKSGWACRWRHPELAGMHRMLARRHDVYNETLAAIRDMEARGEAFVIRPDTTMGVGRICREPRKLYDLYDHGYFTAQSRMDALRAYLAA
- a CDS encoding ferredoxin, which produces MARKVLIDQDECIGCGVCEEMCPEVFHLDIGTGKAEVIQEEGGPEDQIQEAVDNCPVECIHWEG
- a CDS encoding transposase, translating into MACRGAFTSDRNPQQTLFATHCWPEGEVRCPRCGQRSVYPLKDGRYRCGECVYTFHDFTGRWLNRCALSRAQWMALMRLFVEGVPVTEMAGEVQASYETTLKAVNTLRFSLLAGDPSFAPLFDEQGELRKHCRKNNAAGNDHCLGRGAPVFALRRSPGSIRFELLPDLDVREILGRPLRKRIWRTLVYTEPAEGREALFFACCGNLRKLFAKKWNQESLPLDADRTFWRFAEAWLTRYRCFTPECCPLYLKELEFRFNTPQENWLPLLLKHLCQPKPSN
- the purD gene encoding phosphoribosylamine--glycine ligase; amino-acid sequence: MRILLVGSGGREHALAWKLKQSPLVETLLIASGNPGTVGMGENLPITDDDIPGLVRAAREHKVDMVVPGPELPLVLGLKDALANEGIACFGPSAFCARLEGSKVFAKNMMRKAGIPTADFQVFEEAHEAREYAKKHSLPMVIKADGLAAGKGVIIAKTREEALEAIDAIMVRRIFDAAGERLIIEEALVGEEASLLAFCDGKTVVPLPSAQDHKPVGENDTGPNTGGMGAYCPAPILPEDKLAALTETTITPLTRLLAEKGQPFQGVIYAGLMFTAKGPYVLEYNVRFGDPECQPLMVRLESDLAKIMSACCEKRLAQVPVRWSEKTGLCVVLAAPGYPGAYPKGMPISGLDRAEAVPGVTVFQAGTALREGRLVTSGGRVLGVTALAPGLAAARAAAYQAADLIDFEGKYLRRDIGAKGIDRAG